Sequence from the Mugil cephalus isolate CIBA_MC_2020 chromosome 20, CIBA_Mcephalus_1.1, whole genome shotgun sequence genome:
GGTAACTGTTGACAATTTTTTGCCCATTCATCAGAAAAGAACCAcatcagttctgagatgttggcgggtttcctcacatgaactgcaaAAAATGGCTGttattttcagtcacatttgaagCCCACTATGTATGCATGACAAATAACTTAACAACACTCAATCTCAGTGGGCTTTAAATGCCCAAACACTATTATAGTCACtgaaacaacaaccaaacattCCACTAAAACCTGAGTCGGAACGCAACGGGACTGAAACCTGTGCACAGATGTGGGCGTTTGGCTTGGAAAACTACTGGGACATAGAAGAGTCCGAAGTCCAGAGCTGTCTGCATCAAGTGGCCTGTTTATGAGGCTCGTGTTACTTTCTAGGAGAAATGACTTCATAATAAGCAAAGAGGAACAGTAGTTTGATAAACTGTTATTGTGTTTGGCTCAAACTTAATCTTGCACTTGACACATATTTGAGATTGTTTATTCTACTTCATACCCACACCACGTTACAAACACCCACtaggaaaaaacaaatgcattccaATACAAGAGTCCTGCACTACATTGTATCATCGTGAAGGTTAGTGGACAGCGAGCAGCTTAGCAAGTTTATAAAACGCAGAGATGAAACTGCTCGTGACCTCTTTGGCTTCTTAcaaatgttcttttgttttttacaactGTGTAGTCGCTGTCACATTTTAGATGAGCTTTATCAGATCTCATGTGTGtggtttcatttgaataaatgcaGAAATTATTCAATATCCgtggaggaaaagagagggagggggtaaaaaaagaaagttcaaCAGATTCCATGATTTATTAGATTAGGATCAACTTGTATTTGCATGTGGTGTGGGTGGATACATCATTCTATCAAGTTATTTTCTCCTGAACGGTTCACAATCTGCAGCACAAGACACAGATCACTTTATAAActcaggttttatttatttatttttgcatttaacttggttttatttttaaaatatattttactctttgactgttttatatttcatctgtATATTTGATGTAAGGGAGAATTGCAAAGCAAGAACGTCATTGTATGGTCTAAATTACTGTTACAGGTTTTATGGCAATAAACACCTTGAATGTGTTGAGGATTCCGTTTATTGCAGTTTATATAGtggtaacaacaacacaaattacAGGACCAAGGGCCTGAACAACCCCAGAGACGAAGAGAGGGACATGCACAAGAAGAAGGAATAAGTCAGAGAATCTAGTAACAATAACTGCAAAGATTAACCCAAGCTATGACTTTTGTAAAGCAGGGTCTTGTAGGATGATGATaatttaaatactgtatataaaactGTATGTAACTTAATTTAAACTAGATAAAGCTgatattacattttaatgattttgatACTAAACACATTTGCTACTCTCAAAATCTTTATCTTAATTTGGTTAGATTTTACACTGCAGggcctttgttttgttgctgaatATTTTGACATTGTGTTAGGGCTTTTAGCTTTTATCTGAGCGAACGACCtggagaaatatatatatatattcctatCACAGTTGTCTACCCCGCTGTCGTGCGGCTGTTGGGAGTGTGGGGGCTACGGGGCGGGGCTCCACCGTATGACGTATGTGCGTGACGTCAGCGAGGTTATAAGTAGCTGTCCCGCATTCGCTCtgcgcgtgtctgtgtgtgaagtcACAGGGCGAGAGAGTGGAATTGACCAAGTGATTATTTGTCCTGGACTAGTTTCAAAACAAGCTGTGACATGGAGGTCAGCGCCGAGGCCAAGAGGATCATGGTGGTCGCTTTGGGTAAACTGTACAGCTCCCGCACCCAGAGAGGGGGTCTCCGTCTCCACCGGAGTCTCCTCTTGACCCTGGTGATGAAATCCGCCCGAGACATGTACCATGCGGCTCAGGCGACGGAGGAGAACGTCGCGTCGGAATGCGCGCAAGGACACTCGGCGGCTGAGGCGACCCCGGACCCCGCCGGCGCACGGGTCGAGCTCCAGAGTCCCGCTCCTGGCCCCATCGCACAGGCTCGGACTACCACCAGAGATGGATCCGTGGGTTCATCCACGGAGCCGCGTCGCGTGGCGATCACCAGCTCACAAGACAAGGAGAACGTGTGCCCGCCTGGCCCGGGACAGCCAACGAGGAAAAGGCGCGGCAAAGCGGCCGCCGAGCCGGACTTTCTGCCGTGTAAGAAGGCGAAACTCGAACAGGGGAACGGCCCTCAGCATATTATTGTCAACTCCGTTTTGATGGACTACGTGATGTGTGGCAGTGACCTGGCGCCGTCCCCGGCCCCCATCCCCCTCCAGAGAGCCATTGCAGCGTGTTGAAGCCTGCGCTCTTTGAGGGCGAAAGTTTTCCATACGACCCCGGGAGCCTGAACGCGCCCCCGGTGCGCTTATTCCGAGGACAGGGGGTTTGGATCGACGCTGGGAAGAGTGTCGCCCACCCTCCACAAAGGTCCCACATGTGACTCTTAACAAGTCTGGGCTTGTCCCAGGACTCACGGAAGCAAGCGGTCGGTGTGTAAAAAGTCCCAGTGACTTTTGGCCTAGTTGTGGCTTCAGCTGGCCAGAGGCGGAACTGAAGGCAGAGACAGAGCCTCGGGCCTTTCTGAACATTCACACCTTCAAGTCTGATTTAAGTTGCTCCTCTACACAGCAAATGTAACACAATGTTGATGCTGTCTACATGCTGAGTGTAAATGGGAAATGTGCTCATGTGTAAAACATTCAATGACTGCAACTACCTCAGTATTTATTAAAcgatcttttttttgtacttgaaTCTGGAGTGGTGGTTTTCTTTCCTTCAACAGGGATATAAACAAGGCGTGAATCCGAAAATGATGTCAGAACAAGAATTTCTGGTGTGaaagtgtgggtgtgtttgacaggaaactGGCCTGGGTGTGAAGAAGTTTGCTTCCTTCCCCCCACGGTGTCACATCCCCCACGCTGATTTGCAGAACAAAAGCAGGGACAATTCAGGAGATTGTGTCCAAAGGACGAGGAGGGGGCAGGGGAGAGGGCGTAAAGCCATTGACTGGCCAAACACAGAACAATTGGCGTCCTGTTGCTGTGAACAAAAGTGTAttgctgcagcctctgcttcAGTTAGCTGGAATTCAAGTCATTTCTTTGCACACAATTGGTTACATGGTTCACCTATGTAAACATGAATACGACTGAGTCatgagctgtgtctgtgtctttctgaCGCAGCCTTGAGGAGCCAGTAATTCTGGGCAaaatttctgtgtgtttgaagAAAAAAGGTGAATTAGGTTATGTGTCCTGGACATCAGCCAAAAGTGCAGCAGGGATTCACcagtgactgtgtttgtgttgggggAAGGGGGTTGACCCaaggaaacagaagaaggaaTGCAGGGGGGCAGGGAGGCCGGGGAGggggtgtctgtgtgtgcccCACGAGGCCCCAAATGTTCAGCAGAAACCAGAGCGCCTTGTCTGCCTCCACATGCCTgcaggggagggaggcagggaggcagggaggagcGGCCGGAACCGTCTGGACATGCCTGTGAAAACAGACACGTCATGCACATCGCATGCACGCACTCATTCACCTTCTCATGTCGGAACACGGCTCTTCCAGTCTGAGCGCCGCCTGCGCTCTCCTGTGCTCTGTGACACACACGGTGATCATATGATCTGAGACATATTATGAGTTGGTATTTGTTCATTAggcaatattacatatcagtgaggtGCAGTAGTAAGTGTACCCCGAGTTTAACGCTGTTTTTATGTTCTCCGTGTGTCTCAGTGGCCGAACAAGCACAGGAATTCTCCCTCGTTCTAGTCATCTACTCAGACGTCTTGATTACAGTGGAAGTAATTGATCCACATTTGTTCTGATACCAATGTTGCCTAATTTATACATggtgaaatgacaataaataaaaaagctctTGACGTTTTGAACATGACAACAGCTGCTTGTCGTGTgagtgcatcatgggaaatggTACATATGTACATGTGTCCCACTCACTGATATCACACAAGTTTGTATTTACTTTCTGAGCTCTGCCCTGGCGTGACTTACTTTAGCTGAACACCTGAACACTTGTATCCGCACTCTAATTTTACTTGTTTAGTTAACAGTagaaggacagaatattttaaaggcTCTCATCAGTGATGAATAGGCATCACTTATATGGTGCTTTTTTCTTCACAGatgatcatttataatagaggttatgtgactttatttaaatgaatgaggcaaacCATCTCTTACACATAACACCTTCTACTGAGTCAGGggtctttaatgtgaaaatCACCATATTTCATTAACTAGCAGTTAATTGAGAAGAGCTGCCACTACTAGACACACTCCCAAACTCACCTGTGTTTTCTTCTACCAGCGTTTCAAGTAGAGATTACTACGGtcaaacaggaaaatattaatGACTATTGTTATGGATACTCACATAGCCCTTGGATGGTGTCATTTCCAGAGAAGTCACTTGGTGCGATCATGTGCTTTTCATTCAGAAAGTGGGAACTTCATGGCCGCTGAAAACAATACGAGGAGCCTGTTTTCCGATTGCTGATCTACCGTTTCGAGTGGATCTAATTTAGTGTTCAAGATCACATGAATGAGAACACGGGGCGACGCTTTCTGGATATCTGGAGAGCGATGTTCAAAAATACAAtgccaaaaagaacaaaacacaaagatgcgAGATTGACAGTTTAAGTGCTAACAGTTCCCCAATATCTAACTACACATGTGGCAGATGACTGTCCTTTAccactaatatatatatttttttataatttttttaatatatatatatatataaaaagtgaGTGATCAAAACAAGACAGATGTCTTATGTATCTATCCATTAgctgggtcaatatataattgcgGGACtttgagtttaacatagtttaacattttgtctgttttcaggcctaaaatcaacatggccgcctataaccaaacacacacttggACACAGATACAGTTTgatattttccatataaaatttgatatattaccaaaaaaataaatatctgacaTGATTATCTgaacttaacaaaacaaacacaatcaaaataaattttaaataagctcatttgattattgtttattatcattaaattCGGACATTTTAGTGATAActagtcatttttattaataagtgattgtttcgctaataaataattatggattttgcAAAGACATGAACATAAAAACCTTAGTTTTATGCTTTTAACTCCAGTGTATGCAAGATATATCCCACAGACTTTAAAAGTCCCTTAATTATATACTGACCCAGCTATTTCCCTATAGGAGCTGATAAGATGCCAAACCACTGTTTAAAGCGTGTCCTACTGCCCCCAAGCggctaaaaacacacatactgCAGAGTTTTCCTTGCACAACACACAGTCAGGGCACACATCTGCTGACTGAtgcagaagacacacacacagagttaaaaaaaaaagaaaagaaggaaggaacgaaagaaagaaaaacgagACGAAACAGTGTGCATTCTCTCTGGATTTTATTCTTTAGGAAGAATTCAGTTTGGAATTACAAAATGCACTGGTAGAAATAGCGGTGAAACTGGTTGAGAGTGCGACAGGTAAGAGTGTGAGAAAGACAgagttagagagagagaaagagagaaaagagggagggagtgagtgAGAGTTCAAAGGTCCAACAGCCAGTTAGAACGAGTACATCATCAGAATTGGCTAGCTCCTGCACCTCCTGACTCCCACACAGAGTAAGACAATCGTCATCTTCTGAActgtactttcttttctttgtatatagattatttttttttagttaaaaacagttctttctttttttgtggtgtcCTGAACATGGTCGTGTTGTGCCTCAACTCCAtgtaacagaagaaaacaaacaagacttTGACTCTCAaagtcttttttgtgtttttactctttagattttttttttttgtattttttaaccttttttgttCTCAAAAAtagaaggaaaaaaggaaacattgctttttaaaaacatctatctatctatatatctttttttttttaattattattcctctgaattaattaatctgctttttctttttatgtcctGAAGATGACTTTTAACCCACGGTGTGGCATGCACATAGCACATGCATTTCTGGAActagatattttttctttttttttttaatcttttgtatttaaaaaaacaaaacaaaacaaaaaaaaaacatatttttttatttctttttttttttctcccagtagCGACTTTACATTGCTTTTTGAAGACTTTGTGTGGTTAATCAGCGTGTTAGTGGATTTTACTGCAGCATATACACAAAGATGGAAGGTGGTGAACGTTTTGGGCCTTTGCATTTTATCGTtcgggggggagggaggtgggtgttACTGACGtctcacacacacgcccacgcacacatacgcgcacacaaacacggtcGGAGGTCGATGCAGTGATGCGATTGAAACGTCTCACGATTTCAGAGACGAAGAACAGAAAACCAGAACGCCGGAAGTCATCAGGAACACGCTCAcccgtgcacacacaaacacacaacagaaatccACTTCCACACGCCACAACCAGGAGCTACATACCTTGTGTGCTTTCCGATTTAGAGTGTAGTGACGTGAAAAATACTTGTCTGTGACATTCCACTGAGGCTGGAAAGACACTAATAggcagtttgcttttttttttttaaatgtctattttttttttcaaagcattCTCTGGTCAACGTGATAGGCCTCCAGGTAAAATGCAGGTTGATTAGATTAATTAGAAAACAAATGATAGCAATAATTAATGATGGGGCTGACAGTGGTGTGCGTTcgtgacagaaataaaagttaCACAGGAGTGACGCAggacaaaatagttttttttttagtttttttgtttgtttgtttttttttttttttaccagggcTGCGACCAGGCCCAGACGTCTTTTCTCCAACCCCATCTGAGCTGCTCTGCAACGCAGTTCAGTCGTTTAAACACGAGACACACAGACGAGTTAGGCTACAAGTGAGAGACTGGGATGATTGTTATTAGTGGTGCACCGGCAGGAAAGTAGAGGAAAGGGAATGTATTAAAAACCAGAGGGGCGCCGCTTGTCTTTCAGCGCCACCCGAAGGTCACAAGTGGTGGTGGGAGCCTGTTTTAGCATCTGCAGGAGAATGGACTAGTGCGTCTGCATgttaaaaacaacctgtacTTTCTGCCGTTTTTGTATTTGATAAATCGTAAAATTGAGCTCTCAGTCAAATTCACCGCTGTGGGTGATGAGAACGCTGATTTATTGACTGCATTGGTCTCCGATTCAGGTTTGTCCTCCACCCCAGGGTTGGAAAAACGATTCATCTGAGCTCaaagtaaaaacatatttaacagaACATTAAATCTGTCCCATTCTCACGATCATCATGATCAATATAAGTAGTAATGTCATCGTTTTAGTCagtaacaaagaaaacaaagatgtaGAGTCTCTCTCCTTTCTATTGGTCTCTTTCTCTCCGATGCCTCTGTTTTAACCCCAAACCCTGGAAGACTTTGAGATGATTTGTCAGACTTATTcgccatatatatatttatattttttaaatacccTGCTTCCCATTACATCATTTTAGCCTTTTGACctcagttagaaaaaaaaagtgcaattccAGCTGTATCGGTGGCAGGCATTTGGCACGAAACAGACAGTCGACAAGCAAGGAAAAAGTAATAGTTTTGTTCCCTCCAGATGTACAGTAACCATCCGATCTCCCTATAGTTTAAGTAAAGGTATACAGAGAGAGGAATGTCAttcagaggagagagagagaaagagaaacagaaagccTTTTCAACTGAAAGAGAGAAACCCGAACAGACCACAGCGGAGAGGACTGAACAAAGTGTCCCcccgcagacagacagacaagatTCTCATTGTTGCTATTATTAGTATTCTTTTTGTATCATTCATGCAGGATTCCGTAGGGTGTACAACTCCGCAAGTCTAAAAAAACGAAGCTGTGTGGGTGCAACAGAAGATTCAAGCCTCGATGTtttgaagaagagaaagaggaagaagaagaagaagaagaagaagaagaagaagtagaagaaggagaaggagaagaagaagaagcagctgcaggaatagaagaagaaatactgCAGAAaacagttcatttgtttttttttgtttctgaaacCCGTTTCCACGTTTAAGTGTTTCTTCTTTCGTCTTCCGTAGCGTGAGGTTGATTGAATTGTTTCAGGGAGGGGTGTGTTTTCCGGTGACAGGTTGGGGGTACGTATCCCCAACACACCCGTCCTGTCCTCTAGATTTTCATTCCACAGAGGGACTAGTCAACCCCCTTGCAACTCTCTCCCCAACTCTCCCACCCACTTAGCCTTCTCGCCTCATACAGGCGGACGGCTCTTTGTcaattttattcttatttaaaaacacagatgataAAACTCATCAATATTCAACTTGTGGCTGGGAGGGTTGGATTTGATTCATTTTGCGGCTAACTAAACAGAAGTTAGCTTTatgaagcaaagaaaagaaaagaaaagaaaagaaaaaaacgtggTCGCTCTTTTGTCTCTGACTTTAAAGTGTCTTTTGTCGAGTCGCAACTCTTTGACATCTTGTAAGTGGCTATAACTCATTGCCAGAGGCATAATTTAAGACACAAGAGACTAGTGTCCATCGCTCCTGCTGCCTGCATCCTTACAGAAAACCAGAATTTGAGATTGGTCTCATTCGGAATCAAGAGATGGTCAGCAACAATGCGAGCAGCACAACGTGGAGGTGGTTCGTTACCTCTTTTTAGACTACTTTTTTCTCCAGATTCCGCAGCTGCATTCTTGCTTCATCCCTTCACCCCGACACCCATCCCTTCATCTAGCCCACCATCCCTACGAagcagtggaggagaggaaaaaattGAACAGACGTGAAAGACAAGTCGTGGTTTCCTTTGGCAGTCAGTGCTCCGGCTCAGAGCTTCCCGTCTTCTTTCGGTCCGATTAACAATTATTTGTCCTCCTTACGCCCCCTCCCCTACCCCAGAGGCTAGCACCAATCGTCGTCCTCCGTCTCACTGTAGGGTTCATGCAGGCCCTTGCGAGGACCCCTTGGATGCCCAGCTGGAGGGGGGACCTTGTGAGGTCCCGTATGCGGGGGTCCATGGACGTGTGTGGAAGGCGAGGAGGATCGGTAGCCGTTGGGAAGGCGGCGCTGGGCGGCGGGCTGGACCTGGCCCTGCACTGGCCCAGTCAGGGCGGTGGTGGGAGGAGGCGCGTGGTGCACAGTCCTGGGCGAGGTGCGACTGGGCTGCGAATGGGGGTTGTTTGCGGGGTGTGGCTGTGGCTGCGGATGGGGATGGGGGTTATGTGGCTGCGGTTGTGTGGGAGGTGGCAGTGGGTGGTTGGCCAGAGCGTGCGGGTGAGGGTTTCCACCCTGCATGGGGCCTGGCTCATAGGCCGGTGGTTCGTGGTGGGGCTCAAAGTCCTGATAGTCCTGGTTGTAGAAACAGCCATCCCCTTCCATGGAgccaccacctccacctgtgTCTCCCCAGCGAGGCGGGGGATGATGACCCTGGCGGTGGGCCAACGGAAggccagcaggaggaggaccCTGGCCTTGGGAGGGTTCTGGAGAAAAGCGGCGAGGTGCTGGGGCTGGGGGTCTGCCCTGTGGGGCCCCAGAAGGTGTGGGCATGGCCTTACGGACTACAGGGGAGTAAGTGACATGGGGCCGCGGAGTTGCCGGCGTCTGAGGCAACTGCCGACGGCCTCGGCGCGGCGTACTGGTCCCCGAGGTTGAGGGGACGGGACTTCCACTGACCGAACTACTGCCCTacacaaaaagtgaaataaagcaaataaaaagaacGAACCACaaattcaaagacaaaacacgtCGAGTAAAGTAGAGGAtggcaaagagagagaggacaaatggaggggaaaagaaagaatgcGAGATCCGTAGgcggaaagagagaaaggagcaAGACAAGACAACAACAAGAGCCCCAGCAACGTCAAGAGTAAAAGCACCAGTTGTGATGTGAGTGGAGGAGAGAAAGCAAGGGATGGAATGCGTCAAAAGGGGAGCAGAGCGGAGGATGTGGATAAAAAAGATGAGATTCCAAATGGCACCATACATTGAGAAGCGACATGTCAcgcagaggaaagaaaacaaaagacgaCAGGAGAAAAGAAGGGTAAAAAGGTTGATTTCCAGACCAACAAATGTAGTCCAAGGTAAATATGGCAACTAATGgctcattaaaaaatattttaagtgaCATGTGCATGCAACATGTCAagttttaaagtattttttatgaCAGGAAAAACATTGTCCTCTCCTTTGAAGATGATCAGTCTTCCTATGTGGTATTTGTAGGTTGTCGCAGGAAAAAACTGAACACACTGGGCTGAATGTGTACGACACAGATGTTTGAACAAATCTTTCATTTAgatataaaatgttattaaagGAAACATAGCGCAGGGAACATGACAGAACATCGGTGTCCTAAAACATTTGAGACGGGGActcaaatatacattattatgcaTATTTGTTGAGTTGTCAGTGATATAAAGAGTACTTGTATTTGCATTATTACACCCACAataatgcatgtgtttgtgtgattgtaGAACATaaatgcatatacatatatacataggGCAGACATGCTATCTTTGCcatcacagaaacacatccTGGCCTCTAATTTGAGTGCAGCAGTAGACGGCAGATGGCGTGTACTTATTCTCGGCATATTGCAAATACTTCTACTGACATCAAAGGCGTTGATGTACTCATTAAAAGAGAATACGataagaggattttttttataacacaaAAATACTTTGTTGACTTGTAAACTTACATCATCTCAAATGTCTCCTGCACCGGAAACCTTGTCTAGCTTCTATAACGTCCGTTTATCGTTATAATATTACAACAACAGTCACCATGAAGTCAGACATAATGTTAACAAAACTTACAACTAGGCCCGATTcaaagatttaaatatttaattgcgattaatTGCATGATTTCCATAGTTAATGCATGTTATTGCAAATTAAGTGcactttttaaatctgttttttaaatgtacctgtAAGGGACTCACCCACTTAGTCTCGAGAAAGGCATCTGCCACAGCTTTGAATCTAAACTTGTTCAAAAGACccgtttcatcatcattttctgctctttttttattttgctcggtttttatttttctgcttcttttgggatttttcacagtttttacaGTAACATTACTCTCTGCAGGGTAATATTTACTAAAACAGCACTTCAGATTTTGCTTGCTTACAGCAGCTCTACTGCTTTACCTATAATACACTACTAAGTGACCTTAATCACATACAGTGTGTTTAATGCAGAATTACAGCACGCTTCATTACGAGCATAAAAAGACTGCCCCTGGTTAATATTACTCCACTTCACTACCATCAAATTAGAGGCCTTTGATTACAGTATAACACTGTGTTTGATGTTTCTTGCATAAGAAGACAACAGAAGGTGTGTTGCTCCAAACCGCAATTACCCAGAAGCCCACCTGTCTGTGCGTCATGCACTCGCGGCCCTCGCTGGGTGATCGCGACCAGCGCCggtccctctccctctcccggTCGTGCTCTCGGTCGCGGGAGTGCCTGTGTCCGTACTCGCCGCCTCGCTCTGCTACATAGTGCTCCTTGTCTATGGagccgtggtggtggtggtgatggtggtggtgcttGCGGTCCTTGGACCGGCCGCGGTCCCTGTCGCGGTCCTTGTCTTTAGATGTGAGGTCGCCCGACTGGGTCGTCGTGCTCAGGTCTGTGCCTAGGCCTGAGACAGTTGGCGTccacataaaaaacactttgaagtCACGTGCATTTGAAACAAACTGGTATTTTGTGTGGTTTTGCAAATGCAATGACACCATCAAACTATCAAAACGTTTGCATTGTCGATTTCCCTCCCACCTGTGTCGGCCTCGTTGTAACGACACAGGGACCTCTCAGACGCCCGGTGGCCCCGGTCTTTTCGTCGGTGCCCGTGCCTGGAGGTCCTGCCCT
This genomic interval carries:
- the ier2a gene encoding immediate early response gene 2 protein — translated: MEVSAEAKRIMVVALGKLYSSRTQRGGLRLHRSLLLTLVMKSARDMYHAAQATEENVASECAQGHSAAEATPDPAGARVELQSPAPGPIAQARTTTRDGSVGSSTEPRRVAITSSQDKENVCPPGPGQPTRKRRGKAAAEPDFLPCKKAKLEQGNGPQHIIVNSVLMDYVMCGSDLAPSPAPIPLQRAIAAC